One Pirellulales bacterium genomic window carries:
- a CDS encoding response regulator: MSMSHDTTDLHTPKLRVLVVDDRRDAVHMMATLLNVSGFDVQTATDGHSALQACVTYQPQIVVLDIGLPDISGWLVAEKLRADPRTAEIVLVAVTGYGQEADRQRSLAAGFDYHLIKPADFEEVREICSSVQDRLRLV, translated from the coding sequence ATGTCTATGTCCCATGATACCACTGATCTTCACACGCCTAAATTACGGGTGCTTGTGGTTGATGATCGTCGCGACGCGGTACATATGATGGCTACTTTGTTAAATGTATCGGGTTTTGATGTGCAAACGGCGACCGATGGGCATAGCGCGTTGCAGGCTTGCGTGACCTACCAACCCCAGATCGTGGTGCTGGATATTGGCCTGCCGGACATCAGCGGCTGGCTGGTGGCGGAGAAACTCCGCGCGGATCCCCGGACCGCAGAGATCGTCTTGGTGGCGGTCACCGGTTACGGCCAAGAAGCTGATCGGCAGCGGTCTTTGGCGGCTGGTTTTGATTATCATTTGATTAAACCCGCCGATTTTGAGGAAGTCCGCGAAATTTGCTCCAGCGTTCAGGATAGGCTGCGTTTGGTGTAA